The following proteins come from a genomic window of Gordonia westfalica:
- a CDS encoding SseB family protein, giving the protein MTVTYAGEVRAYLSGFGDPPKLYDALREARLSVPLDVHGRFFTLTQSGIAWMLAFTTPQRLRDFADLTDRDPAEITYVDVAGQQLIDEVLDKAPEPTGLVVDAATSETMTFPPTKELTPHCFYDDEGEIVR; this is encoded by the coding sequence ATGACTGTGACGTATGCGGGTGAGGTGCGAGCGTATCTGTCCGGGTTCGGTGACCCGCCGAAGCTGTACGACGCATTGCGTGAGGCGCGCCTGTCGGTGCCGCTCGACGTCCACGGCCGCTTCTTCACCCTGACCCAGAGCGGCATTGCGTGGATGCTCGCGTTCACGACGCCACAGCGTCTGCGCGACTTCGCCGACCTCACCGACCGCGATCCGGCCGAGATCACCTACGTCGACGTCGCAGGCCAACAACTGATCGACGAGGTGCTCGACAAAGCGCCCGAGCCGACGGGCCTCGTCGTCGACGCTGCGACGTCGGAGACGATGACGTTCCCGCCCACCAAGGAACTGACACCTCACTGCTTCTACGACGACGAAGGTGAGATCGTCCGATGA
- a CDS encoding M23 family metallopeptidase → MPRHRLNAHDSLHALLDSTPRSRRPGRHRSTAPSTVGKAVRVGALTAFVGAVGLTAGTAAQAAAQPAPGLPKVALPESVKMPAGFVLPPEVDKFARDVLPPSAFTPSAPGHPGIRKAVQPVSGTVTSGYGPRWGTNHNGVDIANKVGTPIYAVTDGVVLESGPASGFGQWVRVKQDDGTIGVFGHVDQSFVRPGQHVTAGQKIATVGNRGQSTGPHLHYEVWDANGTKINPQVWLNQRGVHP, encoded by the coding sequence GTGCCTCGACACCGACTGAATGCCCATGACTCGCTCCATGCGTTGCTCGACTCGACCCCCCGTAGCCGCCGACCCGGACGGCATCGTTCAACCGCACCGTCCACTGTAGGCAAGGCGGTCCGAGTCGGCGCGCTCACCGCATTCGTCGGTGCCGTCGGACTGACTGCCGGTACGGCCGCCCAGGCAGCTGCACAGCCCGCCCCCGGACTGCCGAAGGTCGCGCTGCCGGAGAGCGTAAAGATGCCGGCCGGTTTCGTCCTGCCGCCTGAGGTCGACAAGTTCGCTCGCGACGTCCTGCCGCCGTCGGCGTTCACCCCGAGCGCTCCCGGCCACCCCGGCATCCGAAAGGCGGTCCAACCCGTCAGCGGCACCGTGACCTCAGGCTACGGCCCCCGTTGGGGCACCAATCACAACGGCGTCGATATCGCCAACAAGGTCGGCACCCCCATCTACGCCGTGACCGACGGAGTCGTCCTCGAATCCGGCCCGGCCTCGGGCTTCGGGCAGTGGGTCCGCGTGAAGCAGGACGACGGCACCATCGGTGTCTTCGGCCACGTCGACCAGAGCTTCGTCCGCCCCGGCCAACACGTCACCGCCGGTCAGAAGATCGCCACCGTCGGCAACCGCGGCCAGTCCACCGGCCCGCACCTCCACTACGAGGTCTGGGACGCGAACGGCACCAAGATCAACCCGCAGGTGTGGCTGAACCAGCGCGGCGTCCACCCGTGA
- a CDS encoding APC family permease yields the protein MTDSPAPLRRALGLHDAVLVGLGAMLGAGIFVALAPAAAAAGSWLLVGLALAGVVAYCNATSSARLAALYPVSGGTYVYGRERLGEFWGYLAGWAFVIGKTASCAAMALTVGVYVWPDHAHAVAVAAVVTLTAVNYAGVQKTAWLTRIIVAFVLAVLAAVVVSAFTSDDATPDRLTLSSDASVLGVLQAAGLLFFAFAGYARIATLGEEVRDPARTIPRAIGISLGLTLVVYALVGTAALSVLGADELGDAAAPLTAVAEAAGVDWLVPVVRVGAAVAAIGSLLALILGVSRTVLAMSRDGHLPRPLAAVHARTQVPHRAELVVGAVVAVVAATADVRAAIGFSSFGVLLYYAIANASAFTLTREENRPARAIPVVGVIGCVVVAFTLPLTSVLAGMVVLAIGAGVYAIRNTRRLRR from the coding sequence ATGACGGACTCCCCGGCCCCGCTGCGTCGGGCACTCGGTCTCCACGACGCGGTACTGGTCGGGCTCGGGGCGATGCTCGGTGCCGGGATTTTCGTGGCCCTCGCGCCGGCCGCCGCGGCGGCCGGGTCTTGGCTGCTCGTCGGCCTCGCGCTCGCGGGCGTCGTAGCGTATTGCAACGCAACATCTTCCGCGCGGTTGGCGGCTCTCTACCCGGTCTCGGGTGGCACCTACGTGTACGGGCGGGAGCGACTCGGCGAATTCTGGGGATACCTCGCCGGTTGGGCGTTCGTCATCGGGAAGACCGCGTCGTGCGCAGCGATGGCGCTGACGGTCGGGGTCTACGTGTGGCCGGATCATGCGCACGCCGTCGCGGTTGCCGCGGTGGTCACGCTGACGGCGGTGAACTACGCGGGAGTGCAGAAGACTGCGTGGCTGACGCGGATCATCGTCGCGTTCGTGCTGGCGGTGCTGGCCGCCGTGGTGGTGTCGGCGTTCACGTCGGACGACGCCACGCCCGACCGTCTGACGCTCAGCTCCGACGCCAGTGTTCTCGGTGTGCTGCAGGCGGCGGGCCTGCTGTTCTTCGCCTTCGCCGGCTACGCCCGGATCGCGACGCTGGGAGAGGAGGTCCGCGACCCCGCCCGCACCATTCCCCGCGCGATCGGCATCTCCCTGGGGCTGACGCTCGTGGTCTACGCGCTGGTCGGGACCGCGGCGCTCAGTGTTCTCGGGGCCGACGAACTCGGCGACGCCGCGGCACCTTTGACGGCTGTCGCGGAGGCCGCAGGAGTCGACTGGCTGGTCCCGGTCGTCCGCGTCGGCGCTGCGGTCGCCGCGATCGGCTCCCTGCTCGCACTCATCCTCGGTGTCTCGAGGACCGTGCTCGCGATGTCCCGCGACGGTCATCTGCCGCGGCCGCTGGCTGCCGTCCACGCTCGGACGCAGGTTCCGCATCGCGCCGAGCTGGTGGTCGGTGCGGTGGTGGCGGTGGTCGCCGCCACCGCGGATGTCCGCGCGGCCATCGGGTTCTCGTCGTTCGGCGTGCTTCTCTACTACGCCATCGCCAATGCGTCGGCGTTCACGCTGACCCGCGAGGAGAACCGTCCCGCGCGTGCCATCCCGGTGGTGGGTGTCATCGGGTGCGTGGTGGTGGCGTTCACGTTGCCGCTCACCTCCGTGCTCGCCGGGATGGTCGTCTTAGCAATCGGAGCCGGCGTGTACGCGATTCGCAATACACGCCGGCTCCGACGTTAG
- a CDS encoding NUDIX hydrolase, with product MATGSTTLSDYPRPNVAVDIAVLTVSDAALNVVIQRDEQGRAALPGRFVRERRTVEQTVREVFELKLGLSPDHVHPHLLAVFSDPDRDPRGWTISVAHAVALPAVELSDVTGELAPVTSTGRLASGERVLYDHAEIIAAATDNLRDRYEDQADPDNLLQPPYTLSELRELHEAILGRRLMRDSFNRRVQPLLAPQLDPDGNPATRVGGGRPARLYAKDAPPTATFGWRLPSPRPDAE from the coding sequence GTGGCCACCGGTTCGACGACGCTCAGCGACTACCCACGACCGAACGTGGCCGTCGACATCGCGGTCCTCACCGTCTCCGACGCCGCGCTGAATGTGGTGATCCAGCGGGACGAACAGGGGAGAGCCGCGTTACCTGGCCGGTTCGTCCGGGAGCGGCGCACCGTCGAACAGACGGTGCGCGAGGTATTCGAACTGAAACTGGGGCTCTCGCCCGACCACGTTCATCCGCACTTGCTCGCGGTCTTCAGTGATCCTGACCGGGATCCTCGAGGGTGGACGATCTCGGTCGCGCATGCGGTCGCGCTGCCGGCCGTCGAATTGTCCGACGTCACCGGCGAACTCGCGCCCGTGACGTCAACCGGCAGGCTGGCATCGGGGGAGCGGGTCCTTTACGACCATGCCGAGATCATTGCAGCGGCCACCGACAATCTGCGTGACCGCTACGAGGACCAGGCCGATCCGGACAACCTTCTCCAACCGCCTTACACGCTGTCCGAGCTGCGGGAACTGCACGAAGCGATCCTCGGGCGACGCCTCATGCGGGATTCATTCAATCGAAGGGTTCAGCCACTGTTGGCGCCGCAGCTCGACCCCGACGGTAACCCTGCGACCCGCGTCGGCGGTGGACGCCCGGCCCGCCTGTACGCCAAAGACGCGCCGCCGACGGCGACCTTCGGTTGGCGGTTACCCAGCCCGAGGCCCGACGCCGAGTAG
- a CDS encoding vWA domain-containing protein — MKLSAALDVEMVAHETADEVTVLLELQAPAGPETTRTPTAVQVVLDRSGSMSGNPLEGAKKALAGVVAQLDPSDAFGVVTFDDDAQVVVPAASLSDKQRAVDVIGSIEAGGCTDLSSGYLLGLRELRRSASAAGISGGTVLVISDGDVNSGIREVDKFASITSKAAADGIVTSTLGYGRGYDESLLSAMARAGNGNHVFADNPDAAGAAIAGEVEGLLSKSAQVVTLTVSFVPQVTELSLYNDLPAHQTADGEVMIELGDFYALETRKLLLRMKVDGLAALGLAQIATLELRYVETATLTEHTVSLPISVNVVPGDEASGRVPDPKVESERLYQEGQAAKLRASEAFEAGDVGAGNALPDESASQLRRASAFATPEEHMQIEQELRSIEALGEQARVEGAGYASKMSRDSYHLANRKRGRRRG, encoded by the coding sequence ATGAAACTCTCCGCTGCTCTGGACGTCGAGATGGTCGCCCACGAGACTGCCGATGAAGTGACCGTTCTGCTGGAACTGCAGGCTCCTGCGGGACCTGAAACCACACGCACCCCCACCGCTGTGCAGGTGGTGCTCGATCGGAGTGGGTCGATGTCCGGCAACCCGCTCGAGGGTGCGAAGAAGGCGCTCGCCGGGGTCGTCGCACAGCTGGATCCTTCGGATGCGTTCGGTGTGGTGACGTTTGACGACGACGCGCAGGTCGTCGTGCCGGCCGCCTCCCTGTCGGACAAGCAACGCGCGGTGGACGTGATCGGTTCGATCGAAGCGGGTGGCTGCACCGACTTGTCGTCGGGTTACCTGCTCGGCCTGCGGGAACTGCGGCGCAGCGCCTCCGCCGCTGGTATCAGCGGTGGCACGGTGCTGGTGATCAGCGACGGCGACGTGAACAGTGGCATCCGCGAGGTCGACAAGTTCGCGAGCATCACCTCGAAGGCCGCGGCCGACGGGATCGTCACCTCCACGCTCGGGTACGGGCGCGGCTACGACGAGTCGCTGCTGTCGGCGATGGCGCGGGCGGGCAACGGCAACCACGTGTTCGCCGACAACCCGGACGCCGCGGGCGCGGCGATCGCCGGCGAGGTCGAGGGCCTGTTGTCGAAGTCGGCGCAGGTGGTGACGCTGACCGTGAGCTTCGTCCCGCAGGTGACGGAGTTGTCGCTGTACAACGACCTGCCGGCCCACCAGACCGCCGACGGCGAGGTGATGATCGAGCTCGGCGACTTCTATGCACTCGAGACGCGGAAGCTGTTGCTGCGGATGAAGGTCGACGGTCTGGCCGCTCTCGGGTTGGCACAGATCGCGACCCTCGAACTGCGGTATGTGGAGACCGCGACGCTCACCGAACACACGGTGTCGCTGCCGATTTCGGTGAATGTGGTCCCCGGCGATGAGGCTTCGGGTCGCGTGCCGGATCCGAAGGTCGAGTCGGAGCGGCTGTACCAGGAGGGCCAGGCGGCGAAGCTCCGAGCCTCGGAAGCGTTCGAGGCCGGTGATGTGGGTGCCGGCAACGCGCTCCCGGACGAGTCAGCGTCGCAACTTCGACGAGCGTCGGCGTTCGCGACGCCCGAGGAGCACATGCAGATCGAGCAGGAGTTGCGGAGCATCGAGGCGCTGGGTGAGCAGGCCAGGGTCGAGGGTGCGGGGTACGCGTCGAAGATGTCGCGGGACTCGTACCACCTCGCGAACCGGAAGCGGGGGCGTCGGCGGGGGTAG
- a CDS encoding DUF3558 family protein translates to MVPQTLKRRSPFWVLAVVILSYTLVGCSVAGSPEAAPSTSNTVPTEPEVRQTDDEGKALPFLTPFPNRWNANNDGTSYEPCTEVQDGDLQRSGLIPGSVTDVAKSDFQTARGCRWTFRDDGRSSLSQSIGNLSHPEQGVLGYKRENSETMRWYPDVVLDGRTVVVGSLSPIECTATVQSGKAIVGTTVVRLGENKPAPEEMCETALGFLRSTLARIPN, encoded by the coding sequence ATGGTGCCGCAAACCTTGAAGCGTAGAAGTCCTTTTTGGGTCCTTGCTGTAGTCATTCTCAGCTACACCCTGGTCGGCTGCAGTGTCGCAGGCTCTCCCGAGGCCGCTCCGTCTACATCGAACACAGTTCCGACGGAGCCCGAAGTCCGGCAGACCGACGACGAAGGGAAAGCGCTCCCCTTCTTGACACCTTTCCCCAATCGCTGGAATGCGAATAACGACGGAACTTCCTACGAACCATGTACCGAGGTTCAAGACGGGGATCTTCAGAGGTCTGGCCTGATTCCCGGATCGGTAACGGACGTAGCCAAGTCTGACTTTCAGACCGCTAGAGGATGCAGGTGGACCTTCCGAGATGATGGACGGTCGTCCCTGTCGCAGTCGATCGGAAACTTGTCGCATCCCGAACAGGGCGTCCTTGGCTACAAACGCGAGAACTCAGAGACGATGCGCTGGTATCCCGACGTGGTTCTCGATGGCCGGACGGTAGTCGTAGGTTCCCTTTCACCCATCGAGTGCACGGCAACCGTCCAGTCAGGAAAAGCCATTGTTGGCACCACTGTTGTCAGGCTGGGCGAGAACAAGCCGGCGCCGGAAGAGATGTGCGAGACAGCTCTGGGTTTTCTCAGGTCTACCCTTGCCAGAATCCCTAACTGA
- a CDS encoding ISL3 family transposase, with the protein MQRSAIADTICRTIELGVTITGAALDGEDRTHVFCQVLEPKNTCPGCGQLGRLRDHIDREVADLPIVGHPTRLHIAVPRYLCENPDCATTIFRADISTIVAPRAHVTRRTTTWILRAMIVDKMSVKAVAAAVGLGWNTVNTLALEEARMLASAPARLDGVRVLGVDEHKWKHVRGKGDSSFVTVLVDLTPIVDGTGPARLLDMVAGRSKAALKDWLTARDPAFRDRIKVVTMDGFAGYRTATAETLDKARAVMDPFHVVHLAADKLTVCRQRVQQDTCGHRGRTGDPLYGIRRPLLTRIGLLTDKQKTRITNGLEAREEHLAVAVTYAVYQDLIDAYGQPHKRDGKIAMYKLLKRIHTGVPKELAELAQLGRSLWARRKEILAYFDTGASNGPVEAINGRLEHLRGIALGFRNLNHYILRSLIHSGGLAERLHAL; encoded by the coding sequence TTGCAGCGTAGCGCTATTGCCGACACCATCTGCCGCACCATCGAGCTCGGGGTGACGATCACCGGTGCCGCCCTCGACGGCGAGGACCGCACCCACGTGTTCTGCCAGGTCCTGGAACCGAAGAACACATGTCCCGGATGCGGACAGCTGGGTCGGCTGCGTGACCACATCGATCGTGAGGTCGCTGATCTGCCGATCGTGGGGCATCCGACTCGGCTGCATATCGCGGTGCCGCGCTACCTGTGCGAGAACCCGGACTGTGCCACCACGATCTTTCGTGCCGACATCTCGACCATCGTGGCGCCACGGGCCCACGTCACCCGCCGCACCACCACGTGGATTCTGCGGGCGATGATCGTCGACAAGATGTCGGTCAAGGCGGTCGCCGCGGCGGTCGGGTTGGGTTGGAACACCGTCAACACGCTCGCACTCGAGGAGGCCCGCATGCTGGCGTCCGCACCGGCCCGCCTGGACGGTGTGCGGGTCCTTGGGGTCGATGAGCACAAGTGGAAACACGTTCGCGGCAAGGGGGATTCGAGTTTCGTGACCGTGCTCGTCGACCTGACACCGATCGTCGATGGTACCGGCCCGGCACGCTTGCTGGACATGGTCGCCGGCCGCTCCAAAGCCGCGTTGAAGGATTGGCTGACCGCGCGCGATCCTGCATTTCGTGACCGGATCAAGGTCGTCACCATGGACGGGTTCGCCGGGTATCGCACCGCGACCGCTGAAACCCTGGACAAGGCGCGTGCGGTGATGGATCCGTTTCATGTGGTGCACTTGGCCGCAGACAAGCTCACGGTGTGTCGTCAACGCGTGCAACAGGATACGTGCGGACACCGCGGCCGCACCGGGGACCCGCTCTACGGCATCCGCCGCCCTCTGCTCACCCGAATCGGCTTGTTGACCGACAAGCAGAAGACCCGCATCACCAACGGCCTCGAAGCGCGTGAGGAACATCTGGCGGTCGCGGTCACCTACGCCGTCTATCAAGACCTGATTGACGCCTACGGCCAACCGCACAAGCGTGACGGGAAGATCGCGATGTACAAGCTGCTCAAACGCATCCACACCGGCGTGCCGAAAGAACTCGCCGAACTTGCCCAACTCGGCCGTTCGTTGTGGGCCCGACGCAAAGAGATCCTGGCGTACTTCGACACCGGTGCCTCCAACGGCCCGGTCGAAGCGATCAACGGACGCTTGGAACACCTGCGCGGGATCGCGCTCGGCTTCCGCAACCTCAACCACTACATCTTGCGGTCACTCATCCACTCCGGCGGCCTGGCAGAACGCCTACACGCACTCTGA
- a CDS encoding helix-turn-helix transcriptional regulator, with translation MASQSVALPVDEYERVFAILDACSEAETLGAFKNVLMGALHEHYDCLNTTFFAGPTFVTAFSDPSPVVTGRITPVIDEYQGRWYPKDVFASAQSRAALSKTPAISADKLGGLASDSVSYLQDFLYRKQLHSASVMHLDLANDCHGLVGLFDSEGREPDRVRLHAMGLLSRQLSNFAKLLPGQPVPSWRECLSPRQIELAELVADGHTNEEIASILNLGLDTVKKYVSRVFTATRVRNRAELVKLVCVGANNDS, from the coding sequence TTGGCCAGTCAGTCGGTCGCGCTGCCTGTGGACGAGTACGAGCGGGTTTTCGCCATTCTCGACGCATGCTCAGAGGCGGAGACGCTCGGTGCGTTCAAGAACGTCTTGATGGGTGCGCTGCACGAGCACTACGACTGTCTGAACACGACGTTCTTCGCCGGCCCGACCTTTGTCACCGCGTTCTCGGACCCCAGCCCGGTGGTCACTGGGCGGATCACGCCGGTCATCGACGAGTATCAGGGGCGGTGGTACCCGAAGGATGTCTTCGCGTCCGCGCAGTCGCGGGCGGCGCTGTCGAAGACCCCGGCGATCTCGGCGGACAAGCTCGGCGGACTCGCGAGCGATTCGGTCAGTTATCTACAAGACTTCTTGTACCGCAAGCAGTTACACAGTGCATCCGTGATGCATCTCGACCTCGCGAACGACTGCCACGGACTGGTCGGGTTGTTCGACTCAGAGGGTAGGGAACCGGACCGCGTCCGGTTGCATGCGATGGGGCTGCTGTCGCGGCAGCTGTCGAACTTTGCGAAATTGCTCCCCGGGCAGCCGGTTCCATCGTGGCGAGAATGTCTGTCGCCGCGGCAGATCGAGCTGGCCGAGCTTGTCGCGGACGGGCACACTAATGAGGAGATTGCGTCGATACTCAACCTGGGGCTCGACACGGTGAAGAAGTATGTCAGCCGGGTGTTTACAGCTACGCGGGTGAGGAATCGTGCCGAACTGGTGAAGTTGGTTTGCGTTGGCGCAAACAATGACTCGTAA
- a CDS encoding LLM class flavin-dependent oxidoreductase, with the protein MSRLRFGYFMAPFHAPGRNPTAALERDLDLVEHLDHLGYDEAWFGEHHSAGSEIIASPEIMIAAASQRAKRIRFGTGVTSLSYHNPLWAADRIMQLDHLTRGRTIFGVGPGSLPTDSAMIGLNPTDTRELLQENLDIVVRLLRGETVSAKTRTHELYDARLQLAPYSADGIDVVVAAVASPTGPRLAGTHGLGLLSIGATLSADGFDALGHHWNVMEERAAANNVTVDRSKWTLAGPFHIAETEAEAYRQVEYGIEQWFDYFQHVAAFPQMAVSGSKLTEMIDFINEAGIGVIGTAEQARNQVQRLWGQSGGFGCLLQMGHDWANPQDTKRSAELFAQEVFPHFQGQAQATLDAAEHARAVREGHAAKQLEAVDHMTRKYQQELASKG; encoded by the coding sequence ATGAGCAGGCTTCGTTTCGGATACTTCATGGCGCCGTTCCACGCACCCGGCCGCAACCCCACCGCAGCCCTCGAACGCGACCTCGACCTGGTCGAACACCTCGACCACCTCGGCTACGACGAAGCCTGGTTCGGCGAGCATCACTCCGCGGGCAGCGAGATCATCGCCTCCCCGGAGATCATGATCGCCGCGGCCTCGCAACGGGCGAAGCGCATCCGATTCGGCACCGGCGTCACATCGCTCTCCTACCACAACCCCCTGTGGGCGGCCGACCGCATCATGCAGCTCGACCACCTGACACGCGGCCGCACCATCTTCGGTGTGGGTCCTGGTTCCCTACCGACCGACTCCGCGATGATCGGCCTGAATCCCACCGACACCCGCGAGCTACTACAGGAGAACCTCGACATCGTCGTGCGCCTCCTGCGTGGCGAAACGGTGTCCGCGAAGACCCGCACCCACGAGCTGTACGACGCCAGGCTGCAGTTGGCGCCCTACTCGGCCGACGGCATCGACGTAGTGGTCGCCGCAGTGGCGTCGCCGACCGGACCGCGGCTCGCCGGCACCCACGGACTCGGGCTGCTGTCGATCGGCGCGACACTCTCCGCCGACGGGTTCGACGCCCTCGGCCACCACTGGAACGTCATGGAGGAGCGGGCCGCAGCCAACAACGTCACGGTCGACCGCAGCAAGTGGACCCTCGCAGGGCCGTTCCACATCGCCGAGACCGAAGCCGAGGCGTACCGCCAGGTCGAGTACGGCATCGAGCAGTGGTTCGACTACTTCCAGCACGTCGCGGCGTTCCCCCAGATGGCTGTCTCCGGGAGCAAGCTGACGGAGATGATCGACTTCATCAACGAGGCCGGCATCGGCGTCATCGGTACCGCTGAACAGGCCCGAAATCAGGTCCAGCGGCTGTGGGGCCAGTCGGGCGGCTTCGGATGCCTGCTGCAGATGGGCCACGACTGGGCCAACCCGCAGGACACCAAGCGTTCCGCGGAACTCTTCGCTCAGGAGGTGTTCCCGCACTTCCAGGGACAGGCGCAGGCCACGCTCGACGCCGCTGAGCATGCTCGAGCCGTGCGGGAGGGCCACGCCGCGAAGCAACTCGAGGCCGTCGACCACATGACGCGCAAGTACCAGCAGGAGCTCGCGTCGAAGGGCTGA
- a CDS encoding class I SAM-dependent methyltransferase: MVEQSLWMQQVAKDPGHSQWYVERFRTMEREGKDVVGEARFIDAMAARGSRILDAGCGAGRIAGYLASVGHDVVGVDVDPVLVAAAEKDHPGPRWLVNDLAELDLPARGIDEQFDIIVSAGNVMTFLAPSTRVTVLTRLRAHLRDNGRAVIGFGAGRDYPFDEFLNDAAVAGFAADVLLSAWDIRPFTADSEFLVGVLRPT; encoded by the coding sequence ATGGTCGAACAGAGCCTCTGGATGCAGCAAGTCGCCAAGGATCCCGGACACTCCCAGTGGTACGTCGAGCGCTTCCGCACTATGGAACGTGAGGGAAAAGACGTCGTCGGCGAGGCCCGCTTCATCGACGCGATGGCAGCGCGCGGTTCACGGATCCTCGACGCCGGATGCGGAGCTGGACGCATCGCCGGATACCTCGCGTCGGTGGGTCATGACGTTGTCGGCGTAGACGTCGATCCGGTCCTCGTCGCCGCAGCCGAGAAGGATCACCCGGGGCCGCGCTGGCTGGTGAACGACCTCGCAGAGCTCGACCTACCTGCCCGCGGTATCGACGAACAGTTCGACATCATCGTGTCCGCCGGCAACGTCATGACTTTCCTGGCCCCGAGTACCCGCGTCACCGTGCTGACGCGGCTGCGTGCGCATTTGCGCGACAACGGTCGCGCGGTGATCGGGTTTGGTGCGGGGCGAGACTATCCGTTCGACGAGTTCCTCAACGATGCGGCGGTGGCCGGATTCGCGGCTGACGTGCTGCTGTCGGCATGGGACATTCGGCCGTTCACTGCAGATTCGGAGTTCCTGGTGGGAGTGCTGCGGCCGACGTAA